Within Alkaliphilus flagellatus, the genomic segment ATCAGATATTACTCTATAAACTACAGAATCTAAATGGGCTTTACCATCAAAATATTCATCGAATCTTACTAGCTCAACTTTTTCTCCACTCTTAGAATCTTTAAATTTGAAGGGACCAGACCCAATTGGTGATGCATTTTTATCACTCTTAGCTAAATCAATTTCTCTTTCAAATACATGTTTTGGAATGGGCAATATTTTCGATACATTACTAATAAAAGGCATAGATATTTGTGGAAGTTTAAATTCTACAGTGCTTTCATCTACCTTAACTACCTCAACAGGCTTTCCATCAATAATAAATGAATCTCTTAAATGACTGTTTTGAGCTGGGTCAAGTAATGATTCTATTGTAAATACAATATCATCTGCTGTAATTTTTTCACCATCATGCCACTTTATTCCCTCTTTTAATTTAAGTGTATAAGTTAAATAGTCTTCCGAAGGAGTGATGCTCTCTGCTAAGAAAAAATGTGTTCCCTCTTCGTCAATTACATATAGCGGTGCAAACAAAGCATTATTAATTGTCATTGTTACTCTATCACCAGCATAAAGTGGATTTAGTACATTTGGATCGGAGCCAATAGCAAATATAATTGTTCCACCATCTTTTATTTCATTAACAACAGTTCCATTTGTATTTGGCTGATCAACTTGTGTTTTATTACCACCGCATGCTGTTAAAAATACCATAACTGCTACCATCATAAGTATTAAAAATCTTTTAATTTGCATTAAAAATCCCCCTTAAATAAGTAAATTTTCATCAATTTTAATTCCCTATAATTCATATCGGTTTACTTGGTATTAGACATGGATTTATTATAACATCAACACTAATAGCTGTGCAATCACTATTTATTATAAAAATTATTAACTATAGTTAATAATTTGAAATTAACTATGTAAATCCTATCCTTTATAACAGGATAGGATTTACCTTATTATTTAAGCTTAATCTATTTATATCCGATAATCGCCGCTCCAATAGCTCCAAGAAATTGTGATTCATCGGTGGAAATAATACTTACTCCAAGTTTATTGCTGAGAAGTTCACCTAGTTTTTTATTTCTAGAAACTCCACCTGAGAAAAACACTTTATTTTCTACTCCCATTCTACTTGCTAAAGAGTAGGTTTTATTACATACAGAATGCAAGAGTCCTGAAGCAATTGCTTCTTTAGAAGCGCCTTCCGCCATTAGACTTACAACCTCAGACTCTGCAAAAACTGTACACATGCTATTTATATTGGCCGGTTCTGTACCAGCTGCTAGTTCTGAAAGATCTCCGACATCGACCTCTAGGGCATTTGCCATTACTTGCAGAAATCTACCAGTACCAGCTGCACACTTATCATTCATTAGAAAGTCTATAACAGTACCTTTATCATTTAGCTTAATAATCTTACTATCCTGTCCCCCAATATCTATAACAGTCCTAATATTAGGATCTATATAGTGAGCCCCTCTTCCGTGGCAGGTGATTTCTGTAACCTTTTTATCTATAAAAGAAAGTGACACCCTACCATATCCAGTACCTACTATTGTACTGATATCATCTCTAGTAATATTGAGATCGCCCATTATTTCCTTAAGTAGTTGTCCTCCGGATTCCTTAGGGCTCCATCCTGTAGGTAGAAGTGCTGTTGCAATAATCTTTTCACCATCATAGGCTGCTGCCTTTGCTGCTACTGAACCTACATCAATTCCAATACTAATCACCAAATCACTTCCTTACAGTATATAATTCTAGTTTTAAGCAGTAACTGTAGATCCAATAGTTTCTAAGAACGCTTCTACCCTAACTTTAATTTGTCCTACATCAGAATCAGAGTAGTCAGTTTCTATTTGGATAAATGGAAGACTTAGCTCGTCCTTAACAAAGTTACGAACAGTAAAGGATTCTATGTTATATGTGTGACAGGCCTGCCATGTAAGATCAACTACACCGTCTACTTCATATTCTTCTGCTAATCTTTTAATAAGGTCTAATCTACCATTGTTATTTGTCATACAAGAACATGGTGTAGATAAATATTTTTCTGCAAGAGCAGTAATCGGATCTTTACTTTCATCTACTAATACGTCTAATCCTTTATATCCTGTACAATTTTCCAGAGCGACTACACTTGCACCAGATTCCTCTAGAACCTTTAATACCTTTTCTGATCCACTTCCTATAGGACATCCTGTTAATAAAATACGTGGAGCATTTTCATCGAAGGCATAAATACCCTTTTCCATTCGCTCTTCAACTTCAGAAATTAACCTTTCGATAAGCTCTATACCTGCTTCTTTATCTACATTAAAACCTTTTAACCATTGTGCTAACATCATATCTACACCTGTTAGCGGAGCAGGCTTATGCGCATTAAGTTTATGTAATCTTCTCATTGCACTTCTTTCTCTATTCATTAATTTAATAGCATCTCTTAATTTTCCATCTGTAATTTCTACCCCAAACTTCTCTTCTAAAAAGCTTTTAAATTTCATCATTTCATTTTTCCACATGCTTAAAGATTCTTCTCCTTGAGCTGTTTGTGGAAGATTCATTATATGCATAGGTTTTATTTTACCCATTAGCTCGTACATTTTCTTTTTACCATCACATGTTGTTTCTGCTAATAATACATCTGAAAAATAAAAATAAGGGCATTTATCAGTAATCGCAAAACCATAACTAGACTTAATAAGTGGACATAGGTTTCTTGGTAACTCTTTTTCTGCATCTTCTATAGGTGCTTGAGCTGTTCCACATAATGTAACTGAAATTGCATCTGCAGCTAATGCGATTTCTTGGGGTGAAAATACACAGTACATTCCTACTACTTTTTTACCTGCCTCGTGTGCTTCTTTAATTTTTACAGAATTAACTCCTCTTAGCGCCTCTACTTCTTCCATAATTTCTGGTCTCATTTTACATCCCCCTATATCTTGATTTAAATTTAACAACTTCCAACTAAATTTTATCATTACGAGTAAATAGCTACCAATTATAATTATCTATGTGTCGTGATACTATTATTGTTTTTTTCTATGATTATTTACTTATTTTAATATCAAGGTAAAAATTAATAAAAAAATAGAAGAGTCTACTCTTCTATTTTTTATTAATCTTTGTATAAAGTTTGTTTATTTTGGAAGCAGATTAAGTTTTTCTAGCTCGTCTGCTACATCTTTCATGTTTAATCTCTCTAATGTAGCTCTTGTAGGTGCTCCAGTTTTTTCATCCCATCCATATTCTTTGTAAAGCATTGTAAGTGCTAACTGCATATCTTCTCTGTCAAGTATAACTGTACCTGGTGTAAATGGTTTTGCATCAGGATTTTTTGCATCTATAAATACCCATTCTGGTATAATATCATGCTCATTACGCATATCGATAGTTCCCATTTCCTTAATAGTTGCAGCTCTATGCATAGTAGCGATTCTTTCAGCAGCTAAATCTAATTCTTTTTCAGATGTTTCTATGCCTGTTGCTAAACTAAAGAACTTAGCTTCTAATGCTGTATCTCCTCTGTAGTTTCTTGATTTAGAAGGAGAAACTGTCATTGGCCATACCCAGTTACATAATGTAATAGAGTCATGTAGGAAGTTTCTATCTAGTGACCATTTCGCAAACTTTGCTTTATATTCATTCATTGGAGTATAATCATTTGGAGCATCTAGTGCATCTGGGGAACCCCATACTTCGCCAGCAACTTCTTTTAATATTTCTATAGGAAGTCCTGCGCCTATCATATTCATATGAGTATGAGAGTTAGCATCTCTATTAAACATTATATTAACAAGTACCCCTACTTGAGCGCCAGCCTCATTACTATGATGCTTAGGAAATGCCATTTTTGACCAAACATTGTTTCCATATCCAGTCCAGTATTCTTTTCCTAAGTTCCATTCTTTATCTAACCAATAAGGTCCAAGACCTAATTTACTAAATTCTCCTTCTTTTAAAGCTATTCTTCTATAAAACTCTACTAAAAATCCAGGATCTCCTGATTCTACTAAATCCCATGGTATGCTGTCGTATTCTTCTTTTGGAAGTACTTCTTTTAATTTTCCAGATTGATAGCTATATTTAAAATCTCTACCAAGCTGACCATAGTTACTCCAAATACCATAATCATCAGCAAGTCTTGATCCTAAGCTTTTAGCGATTAGAGCTACTTCTCCTTGTTTTTCACCATCAGAAAATCCATTAACCATAACTGTACCTGGATTAATAAATCCTATACAAGTACTAGTTGCGTATCCTGATAAGCCATATTTTTCAAGTTCTGGAACCTTTAAATTAGATTGACAACGTATTGGACACGAGTGGCATCCGCCCATTTTAATTGTTCTTGCTTCAGCTACAGGACCTAAGTCAAATATTGCCTTTTGTGTACGAAGACCAACCTTATTCTTATCTCCAGCAGGACATTCTCCTGTTTCTACTTTTGGCTCTGCTGCTCCCCAGAATAAAGCAGTTTGTGCAGTCCAGCGGCTTCCTTTATCATGATACTCTGCCCATGGCTGCGGTGTGCTAGGTACAACGTGTTGATTGTTTGCACCTATTATGTCTTTCAACATATATTCATTAAGTTTTAACCATTCTTGGCCTTTACCTTCAGCAATATGAACAGCTTGAGTTCCCCTAACACCTATAGCCTTTAGTTTTTTAGAACCAAATACTCCACCATGTCCACCAGCAGAGTGGTTAACACTGTTTACTATAGAAGATAAGTGAACTAAATTTTCACCCGCTTGTCCAATGGAGGCAATACAGGCTTCTTTACCCATAACATTGTTTAGCTCATGAGTTGTATCTATTACTCCTTTTCCCCATAAATTAGAAGCATCTTCTATAGACACTTTATCATCTTCAATACGTAACCATACTGGAGTTTTTGAAGCTCCCTCAACAATAATAGCATCCCATCCTGCAAACTTTAAGAATGCTCCAAAGTTTCCGCCCATATGACTATCAGTAATAGCATTGTAAGGGTTAGTAGGTGCAAGAGAAGTAATATTTGTT encodes:
- a CDS encoding aldehyde ferredoxin oxidoreductase is translated as MSKITGWTGKMLRVNLTTGSIAVEDTMKYKDFIGGAGIGYKVVFDEVPQGTKAFDEANKIVIGVGPFTGTGVPCSGRTNITSLAPTNPYNAITDSHMGGNFGAFLKFAGWDAIIVEGASKTPVWLRIEDDKVSIEDASNLWGKGVIDTTHELNNVMGKEACIASIGQAGENLVHLSSIVNSVNHSAGGHGGVFGSKKLKAIGVRGTQAVHIAEGKGQEWLKLNEYMLKDIIGANNQHVVPSTPQPWAEYHDKGSRWTAQTALFWGAAEPKVETGECPAGDKNKVGLRTQKAIFDLGPVAEARTIKMGGCHSCPIRCQSNLKVPELEKYGLSGYATSTCIGFINPGTVMVNGFSDGEKQGEVALIAKSLGSRLADDYGIWSNYGQLGRDFKYSYQSGKLKEVLPKEEYDSIPWDLVESGDPGFLVEFYRRIALKEGEFSKLGLGPYWLDKEWNLGKEYWTGYGNNVWSKMAFPKHHSNEAGAQVGVLVNIMFNRDANSHTHMNMIGAGLPIEILKEVAGEVWGSPDALDAPNDYTPMNEYKAKFAKWSLDRNFLHDSITLCNWVWPMTVSPSKSRNYRGDTALEAKFFSLATGIETSEKELDLAAERIATMHRAATIKEMGTIDMRNEHDIIPEWVFIDAKNPDAKPFTPGTVILDREDMQLALTMLYKEYGWDEKTGAPTRATLERLNMKDVADELEKLNLLPK
- a CDS encoding acyl-CoA dehydratase activase — protein: MISIGIDVGSVAAKAAAYDGEKIIATALLPTGWSPKESGGQLLKEIMGDLNITRDDISTIVGTGYGRVSLSFIDKKVTEITCHGRGAHYIDPNIRTVIDIGGQDSKIIKLNDKGTVIDFLMNDKCAAGTGRFLQVMANALEVDVGDLSELAAGTEPANINSMCTVFAESEVVSLMAEGASKEAIASGLLHSVCNKTYSLASRMGVENKVFFSGGVSRNKKLGELLSNKLGVSIISTDESQFLGAIGAAIIGYK
- a CDS encoding double-cubane-cluster-containing anaerobic reductase encodes the protein MRPEIMEEVEALRGVNSVKIKEAHEAGKKVVGMYCVFSPQEIALAADAISVTLCGTAQAPIEDAEKELPRNLCPLIKSSYGFAITDKCPYFYFSDVLLAETTCDGKKKMYELMGKIKPMHIMNLPQTAQGEESLSMWKNEMMKFKSFLEEKFGVEITDGKLRDAIKLMNRERSAMRRLHKLNAHKPAPLTGVDMMLAQWLKGFNVDKEAGIELIERLISEVEERMEKGIYAFDENAPRILLTGCPIGSGSEKVLKVLEESGASVVALENCTGYKGLDVLVDESKDPITALAEKYLSTPCSCMTNNNGRLDLIKRLAEEYEVDGVVDLTWQACHTYNIESFTVRNFVKDELSLPFIQIETDYSDSDVGQIKVRVEAFLETIGSTVTA